The proteins below are encoded in one region of Pseudomonas entomophila L48:
- a CDS encoding TIGR03915 family putative DNA repair protein yields the protein MIALDCDDDFATWRDQARRLLGHGIDPAEVTWGQGPMDDLLAVAAPLPEGPGPFRARVPAALLAQLEQAGRYRGEQRWNLLYEVLWRVAHGDRTAMLAGDRLGSELQRRIKQVGREAHHLHAFVRFVPLPGALAERLQLDLVAYHEPAHDILDSASGHFAERLGRQRWLIATPRDGIRCDGEILDYRRHCPDEWHQWARSAEDPDAELWLTYYRHTFNPARLNPDALRQHLPGRFWRHLPEGPLIPELVGQARQGKQRDGQALEIGLQAGKRIALHGAKVSEAQ from the coding sequence ATGATCGCGCTCGACTGCGACGATGACTTCGCCACCTGGCGCGACCAGGCACGGCGGCTGCTCGGCCATGGTATCGACCCGGCCGAGGTGACCTGGGGCCAAGGCCCGATGGATGATCTGCTCGCGGTGGCGGCGCCACTGCCCGAAGGCCCGGGCCCATTTCGCGCCCGCGTGCCGGCGGCCTTGCTGGCCCAGCTGGAGCAGGCGGGGCGCTATCGCGGCGAACAACGCTGGAACCTGCTCTACGAAGTGCTCTGGCGTGTCGCCCATGGTGATCGCACCGCCATGCTCGCCGGCGACCGCCTGGGCAGCGAACTGCAGCGGCGCATCAAGCAGGTCGGGCGCGAGGCCCATCACCTGCACGCCTTCGTGCGCTTCGTGCCACTGCCTGGCGCATTGGCCGAACGCCTGCAACTGGACCTGGTTGCCTATCACGAACCCGCCCACGACATCCTCGACAGTGCCAGCGGCCATTTCGCCGAGCGCCTGGGGCGGCAACGCTGGCTGATTGCAACACCGCGCGACGGTATCCGCTGCGATGGAGAAATCCTGGATTACCGCCGCCACTGCCCGGATGAATGGCACCAGTGGGCGCGGAGCGCGGAGGATCCGGACGCCGAGCTGTGGCTCACCTATTACCGGCACACCTTCAACCCCGCCCGGCTCAACCCGGACGCCCTGCGCCAGCACCTGCCCGGCCGGTTCTGGCGGCACCTGCCCGAAGGGCCGCTGATTCCCGAACTGGTCGGCCAGGCGCGCCAAGGCAAGCAACGCGATGGCCAAGCCTTGGAAATCGGCTTGCAGGCTGGCAAGCGCATTGCCTTGCATGGGGCCAAGGTGTCAGAAGCGCAGTGA
- a CDS encoding putative DNA modification/repair radical SAM protein: MQLIAKLGILADAAKYDASCASSGAPKRSSRGRDGLGATDGMGICHSFTPDGRCVSLLKVLLTNFCLYDCQYCVNRRSSNVPRARFTPEEVVRLTLDFYRRNCISGLFLSSGIIRSADYTMEQLIRVARLLREEHGFRGYIHLKTIPDADPLLIEEAGRLADRLSVNIELPTDASLKRLAPEKQASTIRQAMGVIHQGQQAVAGEPRAPRFTPAGQSTQVIVGADTTDDSTLLRNAESLYQGYGLKRVYYSAFSPIPDSPGSVPLAAPPLLREHRLYQADFLLRGYGYKAGELLGEAGNLALDIDPKLAWALANRDVFPLDVNRAEPALLARIPGIGLRSVQRLVALRRERRVRYDDLIQLRCVLEKARPFIVTSDYRPAQAELRSGLLRARLREPQAPVQMGLWG, translated from the coding sequence ATGCAACTGATCGCTAAGCTCGGCATCCTCGCCGACGCCGCCAAGTACGATGCCTCCTGCGCCAGCAGTGGTGCGCCCAAGCGCAGCTCGCGAGGCCGTGACGGGCTTGGTGCCACCGATGGCATGGGGATCTGCCACAGTTTCACCCCGGATGGCCGCTGCGTATCCCTGCTCAAGGTGCTGCTCACCAACTTCTGCCTCTACGATTGCCAGTACTGCGTCAACCGCCGTTCCAGCAACGTGCCACGGGCGCGCTTCACCCCCGAGGAAGTGGTACGCCTGACCCTCGATTTCTACCGACGCAACTGCATCAGCGGCCTGTTCCTCAGTTCCGGCATCATCCGTTCGGCCGACTACACCATGGAGCAACTGATCAGGGTGGCGCGCCTGCTGCGCGAGGAACACGGCTTTCGCGGCTACATCCACCTCAAGACCATTCCTGACGCCGACCCGCTGCTGATCGAGGAGGCCGGGCGCCTGGCCGACCGCCTGAGCGTCAACATCGAACTGCCCACCGACGCCAGCCTCAAGCGCCTGGCCCCGGAGAAACAGGCCAGCACCATCCGCCAGGCCATGGGGGTGATCCACCAGGGGCAACAGGCCGTGGCCGGCGAGCCCCGGGCACCCCGCTTCACGCCCGCCGGGCAAAGTACCCAGGTGATCGTCGGTGCCGACACCACCGACGACAGCACGCTGCTGCGCAATGCCGAGTCGCTGTACCAGGGGTACGGGCTCAAGCGCGTCTACTACTCCGCCTTCAGCCCCATCCCCGACAGCCCTGGCAGTGTCCCTCTGGCCGCCCCGCCGCTGCTGCGCGAGCACAGGCTGTATCAGGCCGACTTCCTGTTGCGCGGCTATGGCTACAAGGCCGGTGAGCTGCTCGGCGAGGCCGGTAACCTGGCGCTGGACATCGACCCCAAGCTGGCCTGGGCGCTGGCCAATCGCGACGTGTTCCCGCTCGACGTGAACCGCGCCGAACCGGCGCTGCTGGCGCGCATCCCTGGCATCGGCCTGCGCAGCGTACAGCGGCTGGTGGCCCTGCGCCGTGAGCGGCGGGTGCGCTACGACGACCTGATCCAGCTGCGCTGCGTGCTGGAAAAAGCCCGCCCGTTCATCGTCACCAGCGATTACCGCCCGGCCCAGGCCGAACTGCGCAGCGGCCTGCTGCGCGCCCGCCTACGCGAACCCCAGGCGCCGGTGCAGATGGGCTTGTGGGGATGA
- the mqo gene encoding malate dehydrogenase (quinone), which yields MNIANKTKWALAGLVLALGLGSAQAADAKRVDVLLVGGGIMSSTLAVWLNELEPGWTMEMVERLDKVAEESSNGWNNAGTGHSALAELNYTPEKDGKIDISKAVEINESFQVTRQFLAWQVKQGVLKNPRSFINTTPHMSFVWGDDNIRFLRKRYEALQASPLFKPMQYSEDHAQIAKWVPLMMEGRDPNQKLAVTWTPIGTDVNFGEITRQYVGYLQTRPNFDLKLSTEVEGITRNDDGSWHVEYKNLKDGSTAATDAKFLFIGAGGAALPLLQKSGIDEAKDYAGFPVGGSFLVTDNPAIAQRHMAKAYGIAATGAPPMSVPHLDTRVLDGKRMILFGPFATFSTKFLKQGSLLDLVASMSLHNTWPMVRVGVREFDLVQYLIGQLMQSDDDRFAALQTYFPEAKKEDWRLWQAGQRVQIIKQDENLGGVLKLGTEIVTSKDGSIAGLLGASPGASTAPPIMLDLLNKVFKDKVATPEWQAKIKQIIPSYGIRLNEHPDKVQEEWNYTSEVLQLAPAEAP from the coding sequence ATGAACATCGCGAACAAGACGAAATGGGCCTTGGCCGGGTTGGTCCTGGCCTTGGGCCTGGGCAGTGCACAGGCCGCCGACGCCAAGCGGGTGGATGTCCTGCTGGTAGGCGGCGGCATCATGAGTTCGACCCTGGCGGTCTGGCTCAACGAGCTGGAACCCGGCTGGACGATGGAAATGGTCGAGCGCCTGGACAAGGTCGCCGAGGAGAGCTCCAACGGCTGGAACAACGCCGGCACCGGCCACTCCGCCCTGGCCGAGCTCAACTACACACCGGAGAAGGACGGCAAGATCGACATCAGCAAGGCGGTGGAGATCAATGAGTCGTTCCAGGTCACCCGGCAGTTCCTGGCCTGGCAGGTCAAGCAGGGCGTGCTGAAGAACCCGCGTTCATTCATCAACACCACGCCGCATATGAGCTTCGTCTGGGGTGACGACAATATCCGTTTCCTCAGGAAGCGTTACGAAGCCTTGCAGGCCAGCCCGCTGTTCAAACCCATGCAGTACTCCGAGGACCACGCGCAGATCGCCAAGTGGGTGCCGCTGATGATGGAGGGGCGCGACCCCAACCAGAAACTTGCGGTGACCTGGACGCCCATCGGCACCGACGTCAACTTCGGCGAGATCACCCGCCAGTACGTGGGGTACCTGCAGACCCGGCCGAACTTCGACCTCAAGCTGTCTACCGAGGTCGAGGGCATTACCCGCAATGACGATGGCAGCTGGCACGTCGAGTACAAGAACCTCAAGGACGGCAGCACCGCGGCCACGGACGCCAAGTTCCTGTTCATCGGTGCCGGCGGCGCCGCGCTGCCGCTGCTGCAGAAGTCCGGCATCGACGAGGCCAAGGACTATGCAGGTTTCCCGGTGGGTGGCTCGTTCCTGGTCACCGACAACCCGGCCATCGCCCAGCGGCACATGGCCAAGGCCTATGGCATCGCCGCCACCGGCGCGCCGCCGATGTCGGTGCCGCACCTGGACACGCGGGTGCTCGACGGCAAGCGCATGATCCTGTTCGGGCCGTTCGCCACGTTCTCCACCAAGTTCCTCAAGCAGGGCTCGTTGCTGGACCTGGTAGCCAGCATGTCGTTGCACAACACCTGGCCGATGGTGCGGGTCGGGGTGCGCGAGTTCGACCTGGTGCAGTACCTGATCGGGCAGTTGATGCAGTCGGATGATGATCGTTTCGCGGCGCTGCAGACCTACTTCCCCGAGGCGAAGAAGGAAGACTGGCGGTTGTGGCAGGCGGGGCAGCGGGTGCAGATCATCAAGCAGGATGAAAACCTGGGCGGGGTGCTGAAGCTGGGCACCGAGATCGTGACGTCGAAGGATGGCAGCATCGCCGGGTTGCTGGGGGCCTCGCCGGGTGCCTCCACCGCGCCGCCGATCATGCTCGACCTGCTGAACAAGGTGTTCAAGGACAAGGTCGCCACCCCAGAGTGGCAGGCCAAGATCAAGCAGATCATCCCGTCCTACGGGATCCGCCTGAACGAGCATCCGGACAAGGTGCAGGAAGAGTGGAACTACACCAGCGAGGTGCTGCAACTGGCGCCCGCCGAAGCACCCTGA
- a CDS encoding LysR family transcriptional regulator — translation MNIGNKDLNLLHLFQVLYEERNASRAAERLALSQPALSHKLNKLRHQFGDPLFVRAPRGLTPTPRAHELAPQVQVLTEQLRDFFERCDGEDFLARPARLHLYSTDYLEQALLPGLLPVLRRQAPNLTLVTHNTRGELPRDALEKGTCDLAIAGFYTDLPDTFHQQHLLSEDFVVLASASNPHLAGGMGLEVFLKCEHLITTLTGDLDGRVDRALRNLGHERRIIAGLSSFIAPTRLVRGTDLLLTCLRSLAEEAVARDPDLRIHPLPLDLPRVQVMQIWHARTHADPLRRWFRQQIQAVAQSIVL, via the coding sequence ATGAATATCGGCAACAAAGACCTCAACCTGCTGCACCTGTTCCAGGTGCTCTACGAGGAGCGCAACGCCTCCCGTGCCGCCGAGCGCCTGGCCCTCAGCCAGCCGGCCCTGAGCCACAAGCTCAACAAGCTGCGGCACCAGTTCGGCGATCCGTTGTTCGTGCGTGCGCCCCGCGGCCTCACCCCGACACCACGCGCCCATGAACTGGCGCCCCAGGTTCAGGTACTGACCGAGCAATTGAGGGATTTCTTCGAGCGTTGCGACGGCGAGGACTTCCTGGCACGCCCTGCCCGCCTGCACCTGTACAGCACCGACTATCTTGAGCAGGCACTGCTGCCTGGGCTACTGCCGGTCCTGCGCCGCCAGGCGCCGAATCTCACCTTGGTCACCCACAACACCCGTGGCGAGCTGCCGCGTGACGCACTGGAAAAAGGCACCTGCGACCTGGCCATCGCCGGTTTCTACACCGACTTGCCGGATACCTTCCACCAGCAGCATCTGCTCAGCGAGGATTTCGTCGTGCTGGCATCGGCCAGCAATCCACACCTGGCGGGCGGCATGGGCCTTGAGGTTTTCCTGAAGTGCGAGCATCTGATCACGACCTTGACCGGCGATCTGGATGGCCGTGTCGATCGCGCGCTGCGCAACCTGGGTCACGAGCGCAGGATCATTGCCGGCCTGTCCAGTTTCATTGCACCCACGCGGCTGGTACGCGGCACCGACCTGCTGCTGACGTGCCTGCGGTCATTGGCCGAGGAGGCGGTCGCGCGTGATCCTGACCTGCGCATCCACCCGTTGCCGCTCGACCTGCCACGGGTGCAAGTGATGCAGATCTGGCATGCGCGCACCCATGCCGATCCGTTGCGACGGTGGTTTCGCCAGCAGATCCAGGCAGTTGCGCAGTCCATTGTCCTATAG
- a CDS encoding putative quinol monooxygenase, with translation MPIAIFATIHPRPECRDATEAALRLMVERSRAEPGNLRYDLFAHEGDAPAFELFELYADEAAVEAHRASPHYQAYRATTADWLAAPTRVQLARALDISPFN, from the coding sequence ATGCCCATCGCCATCTTCGCCACGATCCACCCCCGCCCTGAATGCCGCGACGCCACCGAAGCGGCCTTGCGCCTGATGGTTGAGCGCAGCCGCGCGGAACCCGGCAACCTGCGCTATGACCTGTTCGCTCACGAGGGCGACGCACCGGCATTCGAGCTGTTCGAACTGTATGCCGACGAGGCCGCTGTCGAAGCCCATCGCGCCAGTCCCCATTACCAGGCTTATCGCGCCACCACCGCCGACTGGCTGGCCGCACCGACACGGGTGCAGTTGGCCCGTGCGCTCGATATCAGCCCCTTCAACTGA
- a CDS encoding type 1 glutamine amidotransferase domain-containing protein: protein MSKLTTVALAGALVAGGAVAAPKGEVLVLLSSENQLALKGGKHYPTGYYLNEFGVPADQLLKAGYTLVLVTPKGNAPSVDERSVDPMYFGGDQAEMLRIRQVVENLPGIHDTLSLKEVLAGDLGRYAGIFIPGGHAPLIDLANNPEVGALLRHFHQAGKPTAAICHGPITLLSAQQDPFAYRAALARGEAPAASDWSYQGYRMTIFSDPEEQVFEGSLEGERLQFYPAKAMAGAGGDMSYADAWKPHVVVDRELITGQNPFSDKALAKALLEKLGQEDNNGG from the coding sequence ATGTCCAAACTCACAACCGTCGCCCTCGCCGGCGCGCTCGTGGCAGGCGGTGCCGTTGCCGCGCCCAAGGGTGAAGTGCTGGTGCTGCTGTCCAGCGAAAACCAGTTGGCGCTCAAGGGTGGCAAGCACTACCCGACCGGTTACTACCTCAACGAATTCGGTGTGCCTGCCGATCAGTTGCTCAAGGCCGGTTACACGTTGGTGCTGGTCACGCCCAAGGGCAATGCACCGAGCGTCGACGAGCGTTCGGTCGACCCGATGTACTTCGGGGGCGACCAGGCGGAAATGCTGCGTATCCGCCAGGTCGTCGAAAACCTGCCGGGCATCCACGACACGTTGTCGTTGAAAGAGGTGCTGGCGGGTGACCTGGGCCGCTACGCCGGTATCTTCATCCCTGGCGGGCATGCACCGTTGATCGACCTGGCCAACAATCCCGAGGTCGGGGCACTGCTACGCCACTTCCACCAGGCTGGCAAGCCTACGGCCGCCATCTGTCATGGCCCCATCACGCTGTTGTCCGCGCAGCAGGATCCCTTTGCCTACCGCGCGGCCCTGGCCCGTGGCGAGGCCCCGGCGGCCAGTGACTGGAGTTACCAGGGATATCGCATGACCATATTTTCCGACCCGGAGGAGCAGGTGTTCGAAGGCTCGCTGGAGGGAGAGCGCTTGCAGTTCTATCCGGCGAAGGCGATGGCGGGCGCTGGTGGTGACATGAGCTACGCCGATGCCTGGAAGCCCCATGTGGTGGTCGATCGTGAACTGATCACCGGGCAGAACCCGTTCTCCGACAAAGCGCTGGCCAAGGCGTTGCTGGAAAAGCTGGGCCAGGAGGACAACAACGGCGGTTGA
- a CDS encoding signal peptidase II — MLSSRTLVLILGVAFIILDQWVKLIALVALNNHSYVFGNQNVWLDLALSLNPGAFLSLGAGLAPGLKQLIFVVAVGIVCCWAIAWAYKHWQTAPIKASAAWFIAMGGLSNLIDRVFRDGHVVDYLVLNVGSLHTGVFNLADIAIMAGAAVLMVDGLTRPAKR, encoded by the coding sequence ATGCTCTCCAGCCGTACCCTCGTCCTGATCCTGGGCGTCGCCTTCATCATTCTCGACCAGTGGGTGAAACTGATCGCCCTGGTCGCCCTGAACAACCACAGCTATGTCTTCGGCAACCAGAACGTCTGGCTGGACTTGGCCCTGAGCCTCAATCCCGGCGCCTTCCTCAGCCTCGGCGCGGGGCTCGCGCCCGGCCTCAAGCAGTTGATCTTCGTGGTCGCCGTGGGCATCGTGTGCTGCTGGGCCATTGCCTGGGCCTACAAGCACTGGCAAACGGCCCCCATCAAAGCCTCCGCGGCCTGGTTCATTGCCATGGGCGGTCTGTCGAACCTGATCGACCGGGTGTTTCGCGACGGCCATGTGGTCGACTACCTGGTGCTCAATGTCGGCTCGCTGCACACTGGCGTCTTCAACCTGGCCGATATCGCCATCATGGCCGGTGCGGCGGTGCTGATGGTCGATGGATTGACCAGGCCGGCCAAACGCTGA
- a CDS encoding class I SAM-dependent methyltransferase, giving the protein MDEARLQEFMGRLVGDMGAAATLANVVLGDELGLYRAMADSLPVTPEVLAERTGCQPRLVREWLNGQAAAGYVEHRNGSFTLPEEQALTLALEDSPAYMAGGAAVLAALFHDKDKLVAAMRGDGGLAWGDHHPCMFSGTERFFRPGYRTFLVADWLPALDGVVAKLQAGAQVADVGCGHGASTIVLAQAFPASHFIGYDYHAPSVSTAIERAREAGLGDRVSFVQASAKDYPGHDLDLVCFFDCLHDMGDPVGAARHAYKALKEDGTVMLVEPFAEDTLDANINPVGRLFYAASTFICTPNSLSQEVGLGLGAQAGEARLRAVFEEAGFTRFRRATQTPFNLILEARK; this is encoded by the coding sequence ATGGACGAGGCAAGGCTTCAGGAATTCATGGGCAGGCTGGTGGGGGACATGGGCGCGGCGGCGACCTTGGCCAATGTGGTGCTCGGTGACGAGCTTGGGTTGTATCGGGCCATGGCCGACAGCTTGCCGGTCACGCCCGAAGTGCTGGCCGAGCGCACCGGTTGCCAGCCGCGGTTGGTGCGTGAATGGCTCAATGGCCAGGCCGCGGCAGGTTATGTGGAACATCGTAATGGCAGCTTCACCCTTCCCGAGGAGCAGGCCCTGACCCTGGCGCTCGAGGACTCGCCGGCCTACATGGCCGGTGGCGCGGCGGTGCTGGCGGCGCTGTTCCACGACAAGGACAAGCTGGTGGCGGCCATGCGCGGCGATGGCGGGCTGGCCTGGGGCGATCATCACCCGTGCATGTTCAGCGGTACCGAACGTTTCTTCCGCCCGGGCTACCGGACGTTCTTGGTGGCGGACTGGCTGCCGGCGCTGGACGGCGTGGTGGCCAAGTTGCAGGCCGGGGCGCAGGTGGCCGATGTCGGGTGTGGCCATGGCGCCTCGACCATCGTCCTGGCCCAGGCATTTCCGGCCTCGCATTTCATTGGCTACGACTACCATGCCCCTTCGGTGAGCACCGCCATCGAACGTGCCCGTGAAGCTGGCCTGGGCGATCGGGTGAGCTTCGTCCAGGCTTCGGCCAAGGATTATCCCGGCCATGATCTGGACCTGGTGTGCTTCTTCGATTGCCTGCATGACATGGGCGACCCGGTCGGCGCGGCGCGGCACGCCTACAAGGCGTTGAAAGAGGATGGCACGGTGATGCTGGTCGAACCGTTCGCCGAAGACACCTTGGATGCCAACATCAACCCGGTCGGGCGGCTGTTCTACGCTGCTTCGACCTTCATCTGCACGCCGAATTCGCTGTCGCAGGAAGTGGGGCTCGGGCTGGGTGCGCAGGCTGGCGAGGCGCGGCTGCGGGCGGTGTTCGAGGAGGCAGGGTTCACACGGTTCCGGCGGGCGACGCAGACGCCGTTCAACCTGATCCTGGAGGCCAGGAAGTAG
- a CDS encoding saccharopine dehydrogenase family protein, with product MKKNVLIIGAGGVAKVVAHKCAQHNDELGRIAIASRNISKCQAIIDSVKAKGSLKVPADIQAFSLNALDVEATKALIRETESQIVINVGSAFLNMSVLRACIDTGVAYLDTAIHEEPGKICETPPWYGNYEWKHLEECQQKNITAILGVGFDPGVVNSYAKLAQQQYFDQIDSIDILDVNAGSHGKYFATNFDPEINFREFTGQVWSWQNSQWTSNTMFEVKRTDDLPVVGSQNLYLTGHDEVHSISKNLNVPNVRFWMSFGEHYINVFTVLKNLGLLSEQPVKTAEGLEVVPLKVVKAVLPDPASLAPGYTGKTCIGDLVKGTKDGQPREVFIYNVADHEEAYAETDSQGISYTAGVPPVAAALLVARGQWDAGRMVNVEELPAEPFLKALDVMGLPTRVKDEKGDRPWDAEA from the coding sequence TTGAAGAAGAACGTTCTTATCATTGGTGCAGGAGGTGTCGCCAAGGTGGTGGCCCACAAGTGCGCACAGCATAACGACGAACTGGGTCGTATTGCGATTGCGTCACGGAACATCTCCAAATGCCAGGCCATCATCGACAGCGTCAAGGCCAAGGGTAGCCTCAAGGTACCCGCCGACATCCAGGCCTTCTCGCTCAACGCCCTCGATGTCGAGGCAACCAAGGCACTGATCCGCGAGACCGAATCGCAGATCGTGATCAACGTTGGTTCCGCCTTCCTCAACATGTCGGTGCTGCGCGCCTGCATCGATACCGGTGTCGCCTACCTGGACACCGCGATTCACGAAGAACCGGGCAAGATCTGCGAAACCCCGCCCTGGTATGGCAACTACGAGTGGAAACACCTCGAAGAGTGCCAGCAGAAGAACATTACCGCCATTCTCGGTGTCGGCTTCGACCCGGGTGTGGTGAACAGCTACGCGAAACTCGCGCAGCAGCAGTATTTCGACCAGATCGACTCGATCGACATCCTCGACGTCAATGCCGGTTCCCACGGCAAGTACTTCGCCACCAACTTCGACCCGGAAATCAACTTCCGCGAGTTCACCGGGCAAGTATGGAGCTGGCAGAACAGCCAGTGGACCAGCAACACCATGTTCGAGGTCAAGCGCACCGACGATCTGCCGGTGGTCGGTTCGCAGAACCTGTACCTGACCGGCCACGACGAGGTTCATTCGATCTCGAAGAACCTGAACGTGCCGAACGTGCGCTTCTGGATGAGCTTCGGCGAGCACTACATCAATGTGTTCACCGTGCTGAAGAACCTTGGCCTGCTCTCCGAGCAGCCGGTCAAGACCGCCGAAGGCCTGGAAGTGGTGCCGCTGAAAGTGGTCAAGGCCGTGCTGCCCGATCCGGCCTCGCTGGCCCCGGGCTACACCGGCAAGACCTGCATCGGTGACCTGGTCAAGGGCACCAAAGACGGTCAACCGCGCGAAGTATTCATCTACAACGTCGCGGACCACGAAGAGGCCTACGCCGAGACCGACAGCCAGGGCATCTCCTACACCGCCGGCGTGCCGCCGGTGGCTGCCGCCCTGCTGGTCGCCCGCGGCCAGTGGGACGCCGGGCGCATGGTCAACGTCGAGGAGCTGCCGGCCGAGCCGTTCCTCAAGGCGCTGGACGTGATGGGCCTGCCGACCCGCGTCAAGGATGAGAAAGGCGATCGTCCATGGGACGCTGAAGCCTAA
- the nspC gene encoding carboxynorspermidine decarboxylase: MIKTPYYLIDKQKLLGNMEKIAYVRQQSGAKALLALKCFATWSVFDLMQQYMDGTTSSSLYELKLGRQKFAGETHAYSVAWADDEVEEMLENCDKIIFNSIGQLERFAEQSEGKVRGLRVNPQVSSSDYLLADPARPFSRLGEWDPEKIEKVIEKISGFMFHNNCENGDFSLFDKMLSHIEERFGHLLHKVEWVSLGGGIHFTGEDYAVDAFCARLKAFAEKYAVQVYLEPGEAAITNSASLEVTVLDTLYNGKHLAVVDSSIEAHLLDLLIYRLNAKMAPNDGAHTYMVCGKSCLAGDIFGEYQFDKPLQIGDRLSFVDTAGYTMVKKNWFNGLKMPSIAVKQLDGSVEVVREFGFDDYVSSLS; encoded by the coding sequence ATGATCAAGACGCCGTACTACCTCATCGATAAACAAAAGCTGCTGGGCAACATGGAAAAGATTGCCTACGTTCGCCAGCAGTCCGGGGCCAAGGCCCTGCTCGCCCTCAAGTGCTTCGCCACCTGGTCGGTGTTCGACCTGATGCAGCAGTACATGGATGGCACCACTTCGTCCTCGCTGTACGAGCTCAAGCTCGGCCGCCAGAAGTTCGCCGGCGAAACCCACGCCTACAGCGTGGCCTGGGCCGACGATGAAGTCGAAGAGATGCTCGAGAACTGCGACAAGATCATCTTCAACTCCATCGGCCAGCTCGAGCGCTTCGCCGAGCAGTCCGAAGGCAAGGTGCGCGGCCTGCGCGTCAACCCGCAGGTGAGCAGCTCCGACTACCTGCTGGCCGACCCCGCCCGCCCGTTCAGCCGCCTCGGTGAGTGGGACCCTGAGAAAATCGAGAAGGTGATCGAGAAGATCTCCGGCTTCATGTTCCACAACAACTGCGAGAACGGCGACTTCAGCCTGTTCGACAAGATGCTGTCGCACATCGAAGAGCGCTTCGGCCACCTGCTGCACAAGGTCGAGTGGGTCAGCCTCGGTGGTGGTATCCACTTCACCGGTGAAGACTATGCGGTCGATGCCTTCTGCGCGCGCCTGAAAGCCTTCGCGGAAAAATACGCCGTACAGGTTTACCTGGAGCCGGGCGAAGCGGCCATCACCAACAGCGCCTCGCTGGAAGTGACCGTGCTCGACACCCTGTACAACGGCAAGCACCTGGCCGTGGTCGACAGCTCGATCGAAGCGCACCTGCTCGACCTGCTGATCTACCGCCTCAACGCCAAGATGGCCCCCAATGACGGCGCGCACACCTACATGGTCTGCGGCAAGTCGTGCCTGGCCGGCGATATCTTCGGCGAATATCAGTTCGACAAGCCGCTGCAGATCGGTGACCGCCTGTCGTTCGTCGACACCGCCGGCTACACCATGGTCAAGAAAAACTGGTTCAACGGTCTGAAAATGCCGTCCATCGCGGTCAAGCAGCTCGACGGCAGCGTCGAGGTGGTGCGCGAGTTCGGGTTCGACGACTACGTTTCGAGCCTGTCGTAA